One stretch of Clavelina lepadiformis chromosome 6, kaClaLepa1.1, whole genome shotgun sequence DNA includes these proteins:
- the LOC143462375 gene encoding putative Nudix hydrolase NudL produces the protein MDWAGIEARLAQLEIQNLPFLEKIKIYWPKRRASVLVPLFHFDGKVYVLLTKRSDKLTSHSGDVCFPGGKQDEDDASLIQTALREAEEEVGLKSEHVHVLGSMIPFFSYTKLLVFPIICRLKNLDQIRLTINRDEVDAVFACPLDFFLSNSNHRFVKSKLDDVMLHVYNWFVPSVPTFLENNFLQTVFGCGEHSHFIIYGLTAQMALLVAVFFWNKSIEFGGNIFEISQFLNEQKKYLQKKILHVLEITETSKL, from the exons ATGGACTGGGCGGGAATAGAAGCAAGGCTGGCTCAACTGGAAATACAAAATCTaccttttcttgaaaaaattaagATATATTGGCCTAAAAGAAG GGCATCTGTCCTAGTTCCACTATTCCATTTCGATGGGAAGGTTTACGTTTTGCTAACGAAGCGTTCAGACAAATTGACTTCACATTCGGGTGATGTTTGCTTCCCGGGTGGTAAACAGGATGAGGATGACGCTTCTCTCATCCAAACTGCACTCAGAGAAGCTGAAGAAGAAGTTGGTCTGAAGAGTGAGCATGTCCATGTCTTGGGTTCCATGATTCCATTCTTTTCATATACCAAGCTTCTCGTGTTTCCAATTATTTGTCGTCTTAAAAATTTGGATCAGATACGACTGACCATCAACCGGGATGAAGTTGACGCCGTATTTGCATGTCCACTTGACTTTTTTCTGAGTAACTCAAACCACAGATTTGTAAAAAGCAAACTTGATGACGTAATGTTGCACGTGTACAATTGGTTTGTTCCATCCGTGCCAACATTTCttgaaaacaactttcttcAAACTGTGTTTGGTTGTGGTGAACATTCTCATTTCATTATTTATGGCCTCACAGCACAAATGGCTTTGTTAGTGGCTGTCTTTTTTTGGAATAAATCCATTGAATTCGgaggaaatatttttgaaatatctcAATTTTTGAATGAACAGAAGAAATATCTACAGAAGAAAATTCTGCATGTGCTGGAAATTACAGAAACATCCAAATTATAA